In one window of Shewanella goraebulensis DNA:
- a CDS encoding TRAP transporter permease, giving the protein MTQEQGNQAEQYVSTDKGTGVDYALPHEKTIKIIGYTTLIIAVLLSSFQIWQGITSTISATYFRPVHLCWVLVLIFLHYPLIKNRRKKGYLIGRVFDLALCGLTVFAGYRMSIFDYNDIDHMLYGLGTVDLVAGSALLLLLLEGCRRTVGWVMVLIAGMFLAYSGFGDLLPGAMATKAYSLQELIQFQIYSANGVFGSALGIAATTVFIFVLFGAFLEVTGAGKFFIDLAFSIAGKYRGGPAKAAVLASAGLGSISGSAIANTVTTGAVTIPMMKKLGYTPEQSAGIEASASTGGQIMPPIMGAGAFVMAQFTGVPYSEIMLASIAPAILYFFCTLLYVHLMACKLNLKAASRTEAVIEVMKHGAHHLIPLAIITALLMMAYSPLLVGVAGCAAILVTAALRKHSRIGIKKFIEGMKNGALLALPISVACGAAGIIVGVVGQTGIGLQFTQFVMDFSGGYMLVALGLISIVALVLGMGLPVTAAYIVLAVMAVPMLGDFGLPLLTAHLIVFWLSQTSNVTPPIALAAFAGAGVANANPMKSSVEAFKLAGGLFIIPIMMAYTDLLNPDAGMMAFTFAIIQTASIIVAIAISIEGYLLRSLSTVERLVAIATVPWVLFNPFGTGFIGVAVVLGLLAVQWKTQDKAAV; this is encoded by the coding sequence ATGACCCAAGAACAAGGCAACCAAGCCGAGCAGTATGTGAGTACCGATAAAGGTACAGGGGTTGATTACGCTCTTCCACATGAAAAAACGATAAAAATCATAGGCTACACTACGTTAATCATTGCAGTATTATTGTCTTCATTTCAAATCTGGCAAGGTATTACGTCAACGATATCGGCCACTTATTTTCGTCCCGTGCATTTGTGCTGGGTATTAGTCCTAATTTTTTTACATTATCCACTGATTAAAAACCGTCGCAAAAAAGGTTATTTGATTGGTCGTGTATTTGATCTCGCCTTATGTGGATTAACCGTGTTTGCGGGTTATCGGATGTCGATTTTCGACTACAACGATATTGACCATATGCTTTATGGTTTAGGCACAGTTGATTTAGTGGCGGGCAGTGCATTATTACTCTTATTACTGGAAGGTTGTCGACGTACCGTGGGTTGGGTGATGGTACTGATTGCTGGTATGTTTCTCGCTTACAGTGGCTTTGGTGATTTGTTACCGGGCGCGATGGCAACCAAAGCCTATTCGCTACAAGAGTTGATTCAATTCCAAATCTATTCAGCTAATGGTGTGTTTGGTTCTGCCTTAGGCATTGCGGCCACCACGGTATTTATTTTTGTACTGTTCGGTGCATTCTTAGAAGTCACTGGCGCAGGTAAGTTCTTTATTGATCTCGCTTTTTCTATAGCGGGTAAATATCGCGGCGGCCCAGCCAAAGCTGCAGTATTGGCATCAGCTGGGCTTGGCTCTATTTCAGGATCGGCAATTGCAAACACAGTGACCACAGGTGCAGTGACGATTCCGATGATGAAAAAGTTAGGTTATACCCCTGAGCAGTCTGCGGGTATTGAAGCCTCTGCTTCAACGGGTGGACAAATTATGCCGCCGATTATGGGCGCAGGTGCGTTCGTTATGGCGCAGTTTACTGGCGTGCCTTACAGCGAGATCATGTTGGCCTCTATTGCGCCTGCTATTTTGTACTTCTTCTGTACCTTACTTTATGTGCATTTAATGGCATGTAAGTTAAACCTAAAAGCGGCGAGTCGCACTGAAGCCGTCATTGAGGTCATGAAACACGGTGCTCATCACCTTATTCCGCTCGCTATTATCACCGCTTTACTGATGATGGCCTACTCACCATTGTTAGTTGGTGTTGCAGGCTGCGCGGCAATTTTGGTGACTGCTGCACTGCGAAAACACAGCCGAATTGGGATTAAAAAGTTTATCGAAGGCATGAAAAACGGTGCGCTATTAGCGTTACCCATCTCTGTTGCTTGTGGCGCTGCAGGTATCATTGTTGGTGTGGTAGGCCAGACGGGGATTGGGTTACAGTTCACCCAATTTGTAATGGATTTCTCTGGCGGTTATATGTTGGTCGCGCTGGGACTTATCAGTATTGTGGCACTGGTTTTAGGGATGGGCTTACCGGTTACCGCAGCTTATATTGTCCTCGCTGTCATGGCTGTGCCTATGCTGGGTGACTTTGGTTTGCCATTATTAACTGCGCACTTAATTGTGTTCTGGTTATCGCAAACTTCAAATGTAACCCCACCAATTGCGCTTGCGGCATTTGCGGGAGCAGGTGTGGCCAATGCCAACCCAATGAAGTCTTCGGTTGAGGCATTTAAGCTAGCCGGCGGCTTGTTCATAATCCCAATAATGATGGCCTATACCGATTTGCTTAATCCTGATGCAGGCATGATGGCATTTACCTTCGCGATTATTCAGACCGCTAGCATTATCGTAGCTATTGCGATATCAATTGAAGGCTATTTGTTACGTTCGCTTTCGACGGTTGAGCGATTGGTTGCTATCGCCACAGTACCTTGGGTGCTATTTAATCCGTTTGGCACAGGCTTTATTGGCGTGGCGGTTGTATTGGGGTTATTGGCTGTGCAGTGGAAAACGCAAGATAAAGCTGCGGTTTAA
- a CDS encoding TAXI family TRAP transporter solute-binding subunit has translation MKLIKMKEKAMFYRALILSLLLVLPTAVKAENYSIGTGGQSGIYYPFGGALAKVWSDEVPQVNVKAEVTAASVENTIKVVRGDMIAGIAMGNVVLDAYKGEGKFRNAMPVNTLFALYPNLVHAISLEKSGITSLADLKGKRISLGAPASGTAVTSAALLESIGIDVKKDITAVYLNYSETTNALANGQIDAGFIVGGQGVGAVTQVALTHKVNIIPVSAEESAAFIKQNPAYSNYTIPADVYNNVGAVPTLSVWNVIVVSAKMSDEMAFNLTKAAFENMSEVQKVVKVAEATTPENADRLQGVPLHPGAQKYLDSIK, from the coding sequence ATGAAATTAATAAAAATGAAGGAGAAGGCTATGTTTTATCGTGCGTTGATACTGTCTTTGTTACTAGTATTGCCAACTGCGGTTAAAGCCGAGAACTATTCAATTGGTACTGGTGGTCAAAGCGGTATTTATTATCCATTTGGTGGTGCGTTAGCCAAAGTGTGGTCAGATGAAGTCCCACAAGTTAACGTTAAAGCTGAAGTCACTGCCGCATCAGTTGAGAACACAATTAAAGTGGTACGTGGCGATATGATTGCCGGTATTGCGATGGGTAATGTTGTCCTTGATGCTTATAAAGGCGAAGGTAAGTTCAGAAATGCAATGCCAGTGAATACACTGTTTGCCTTATATCCAAACCTTGTGCATGCCATTAGTCTTGAAAAGTCAGGCATTACTTCGCTTGCCGATCTTAAAGGAAAACGTATTTCATTAGGTGCTCCTGCTAGTGGCACTGCGGTAACGTCTGCTGCACTACTTGAATCTATTGGTATTGATGTGAAAAAAGACATCACTGCTGTTTACTTGAATTATTCAGAAACCACCAACGCATTAGCTAATGGTCAAATTGATGCAGGCTTTATTGTGGGTGGTCAAGGTGTTGGCGCGGTAACTCAAGTGGCATTAACCCATAAGGTTAATATTATTCCTGTTTCTGCTGAAGAAAGTGCAGCGTTTATTAAGCAAAACCCTGCTTATAGCAATTACACCATTCCTGCCGATGTATACAACAATGTGGGCGCTGTGCCGACATTAAGTGTATGGAATGTGATTGTGGTTAGCGCCAAAATGAGTGATGAGATGGCGTTTAACTTAACTAAAGCTGCTTTTGAGAATATGTCAGAAGTGCAAAAGGTCGTGAAGGTTGCTGAAGCCACAACACCTGAAAATGCTGACCGCCTGCAAGGTGTGCCATTACACCCTGGTGCGCAAAAGTATTTAGATAGTATTAAGTAA
- a CDS encoding efflux RND transporter permease subunit, protein MLNKLIESAVRHRLLVLLALVSITIASVFILPKLNLDAFPDVTNVQVTVNTAAEGLAAEEVEKLISYPVESAMYALPEVTEVRSLSRTGLSIVTVVFAEGTDIYFARQQVFEQLQAAREMIPDGVGVPEIGPNTSGLGQIYQYILRATPESGVDAAELRSLNDYLVKLILMPVGGVTEVLSFGGDVRQYQVNVDPNKLLSYGLSMAQVTEALESNNRNAGGWFMDQGQEQLVVRGYGLLPSGDAGLAAIAQIPLTEVGGTPVRVADIAKVEYGREIRVGAVTFTRKELNPVNGTNEVNAMGEVVAGVVLKRMGANTKATIDDINTRVELIEQALPKGVSFEVFYDQADLVKQAVTTVVDALLMAFVFIVIILALFLVNLRATSLVLLSIPISISIALMVMAYFGMSANLMSLGGLAVAIGMLVDGSVVMVENIFKHLTRNQNKVTEKGGQASLSISSQSIQTQSKKTQSITVQVVTAAKEVCSPIFFATAIIIVVFAPLFALEGVEGKLFQPMAVSIILAMLSALVVAILVVPAAAVYLFRRGVTLKQSPILAPIERAYKRLLLTTINRPVVVMGTALVMFTASMLLLPRLGTEFVPELEEGTINLRVTLAPTASLQTSLDIAPKIEAILMDFPEVEYALSRIGAPELGGDPEPVSNIEIYIGLKPVDEWQSAENRFELQHLMEDELSVFPGLLFTFSQPIATRVDELLSGVKAQLAIKIFGPDLAVLSAKGEQLTQLVSGIEGAVDVSLEQVSGEAQLVIRPMRDQLARYGLSVDQVMSLVSQGIGGASAGQVIDGNARYDINVRLAAQYRNSPDVLRDLILRGANGAQVRLGEVAKVGIEMAPPNIRRDDVQRRVVVQANVSGRDMGSVVNDIYAIVPKAQLPAGYTVVVGGQYENQQRAQQKLMLVVPVSIVLIALLLYFSFGSIKQVGLIMANVPLALIGGVVALYVTGTYLSVPSSIGFITLFGVAVLNGVVLVDAINQRCEHNKSESLQTSVFEGTVGRLRPVLMTALTSALGLIPILLSSGVGSEIQQPLAIVIIGGLFSSTALTLLVLPTMYMWLFKAKR, encoded by the coding sequence ATGCTAAATAAACTCATTGAATCAGCCGTACGTCATCGGCTGTTGGTGTTGCTTGCTCTGGTTTCGATAACGATTGCCAGTGTTTTCATATTACCAAAATTAAATCTCGATGCTTTTCCTGATGTGACCAATGTGCAGGTGACCGTAAATACTGCCGCAGAGGGCCTAGCAGCCGAAGAAGTGGAAAAACTCATCAGTTATCCTGTCGAGTCAGCCATGTATGCTTTACCAGAAGTGACTGAAGTGAGGTCATTATCACGTACTGGTTTATCTATAGTGACTGTGGTTTTTGCAGAAGGCACCGATATTTATTTCGCTCGCCAGCAAGTGTTTGAGCAACTGCAAGCCGCGAGGGAAATGATCCCTGATGGCGTTGGCGTGCCTGAAATTGGCCCGAACACTTCAGGTTTGGGACAAATATATCAATATATTTTACGAGCGACACCAGAATCAGGCGTTGACGCCGCTGAGCTTCGTAGCCTAAATGACTATCTCGTCAAATTGATATTGATGCCAGTAGGTGGTGTCACAGAAGTATTGTCATTTGGCGGTGATGTGCGTCAATACCAAGTGAATGTCGATCCCAATAAGCTACTCAGTTACGGCTTGAGTATGGCGCAAGTTACAGAGGCATTAGAGAGTAATAATCGCAATGCTGGTGGCTGGTTTATGGACCAAGGCCAAGAGCAATTAGTGGTGCGAGGTTACGGTTTACTGCCATCTGGGGATGCAGGATTAGCGGCAATAGCACAAATTCCGTTGACCGAAGTAGGCGGGACACCTGTGCGAGTCGCTGATATTGCGAAGGTTGAATATGGCCGTGAAATTCGTGTGGGCGCAGTAACCTTTACCCGTAAAGAGCTAAACCCTGTTAATGGCACAAATGAAGTTAATGCCATGGGCGAAGTGGTTGCTGGCGTAGTGCTAAAACGCATGGGCGCAAACACTAAGGCTACTATTGATGATATCAATACTCGGGTTGAGCTTATCGAACAAGCATTACCTAAAGGCGTGTCGTTTGAGGTTTTTTATGATCAAGCAGACTTAGTTAAACAAGCGGTAACGACAGTTGTTGACGCACTGCTGATGGCCTTTGTGTTTATTGTGATTATTCTGGCGCTTTTTTTGGTTAACTTACGTGCCACCAGTTTAGTTTTGCTGTCGATCCCGATATCAATCAGCATAGCGCTAATGGTTATGGCGTACTTTGGCATGTCAGCTAATTTAATGTCATTAGGAGGACTTGCAGTAGCAATAGGTATGTTGGTAGATGGCTCGGTGGTGATGGTTGAAAACATCTTTAAACACCTGACTCGAAACCAAAATAAAGTCACGGAAAAAGGCGGTCAAGCATCGTTATCAATATCCTCTCAATCAATACAGACTCAATCAAAAAAAACTCAATCAATAACGGTACAAGTAGTCACAGCTGCTAAAGAAGTTTGCAGTCCTATCTTCTTTGCCACAGCAATCATTATTGTGGTATTTGCACCATTATTTGCGCTAGAAGGTGTTGAGGGCAAATTATTCCAGCCAATGGCGGTGAGTATTATTCTGGCAATGCTTTCTGCATTAGTTGTGGCGATACTCGTTGTTCCCGCTGCTGCAGTTTATTTATTTCGCCGTGGGGTAACGCTCAAGCAAAGTCCTATATTAGCGCCGATTGAGAGAGCGTATAAACGACTACTATTAACCACCATTAACAGGCCTGTCGTGGTAATGGGTACCGCGCTTGTGATGTTTACCGCCAGCATGCTACTGCTACCGCGTTTAGGTACCGAATTTGTCCCCGAGTTAGAAGAAGGCACCATAAATCTGCGAGTGACTCTAGCACCGACTGCAAGCCTGCAAACCTCCTTAGATATAGCGCCCAAAATTGAAGCGATATTAATGGACTTTCCCGAGGTGGAATATGCATTAAGTCGCATTGGCGCACCTGAACTTGGCGGCGACCCTGAGCCTGTCAGTAACATTGAAATCTACATTGGTTTGAAGCCTGTTGATGAATGGCAAAGTGCTGAAAATCGTTTTGAACTGCAGCACTTAATGGAAGATGAACTGAGTGTTTTTCCTGGCTTGTTGTTCACCTTTTCACAACCGATAGCCACCCGCGTTGATGAACTACTGTCAGGAGTTAAAGCGCAGCTAGCAATTAAAATATTTGGCCCAGATCTCGCGGTATTGTCTGCAAAAGGCGAGCAACTGACGCAACTGGTTAGTGGTATTGAAGGGGCAGTTGACGTTTCACTTGAGCAAGTCAGTGGTGAAGCGCAACTAGTCATTCGGCCAATGCGCGATCAACTGGCGCGATATGGTTTAAGCGTTGATCAAGTGATGAGCTTGGTAAGCCAAGGGATTGGTGGTGCAAGTGCTGGGCAAGTGATTGATGGCAATGCTCGTTATGATATTAATGTGCGATTAGCGGCGCAGTATCGTAACTCACCTGATGTGCTGCGAGACTTGATACTACGCGGTGCAAATGGCGCCCAGGTTCGTTTAGGTGAAGTCGCTAAAGTCGGCATTGAAATGGCTCCACCTAATATTCGACGAGATGATGTGCAGCGCCGAGTCGTGGTACAAGCTAATGTGTCTGGCCGTGATATGGGGTCGGTTGTAAATGATATTTATGCCATTGTGCCAAAGGCGCAGCTGCCAGCAGGCTATACCGTGGTCGTGGGGGGGCAATATGAAAACCAACAACGAGCGCAGCAGAAGCTGATGCTAGTGGTGCCGGTATCTATCGTGTTAATCGCGCTATTACTGTATTTCTCATTTGGCAGCATTAAGCAAGTTGGCTTAATTATGGCTAATGTGCCACTAGCTTTAATCGGTGGAGTTGTTGCGCTTTACGTTACAGGGACATACTTGTCGGTGCCTAGTTCAATTGGATTTATCACCTTATTTGGCGTGGCAGTACTTAATGGTGTTGTGTTGGTGGATGCCATTAATCAGCGGTGTGAACACAATAAATCAGAATCACTGCAGACCAGCGTGTTTGAAGGCACTGTTGGCCGTTTACGCCCCGTGTTGATGACGGCATTAACCTCGGCATTAGGCCTAATTCCAATATTACTGTCATCGGGTGTGGGCAGTGAAATCCAACAACCGTTAGCGATAGTGATTATTGGCGGTTTATTTAGCTCTACTGCATTAACGCTGTTGGTATTGCCAACTATGTATATGTGGTTGTTTAAGGCAAAACGCTAA
- a CDS encoding efflux RND transporter periplasmic adaptor subunit, whose product MNIHSKHEQLKNNKLNESQLTRNQSANFKMTNVLNASALSIALIVSMGLMANKAWAGPGHDHGEMSSVSNQPAPNQPTPSQTIPSQVLADLESSEAHSDDLHVDALVLSPRQQQLAGIQVVNLSNSRFNLNAVATATIVVDRDRTMTLAPQLDVRVLKRHVVPGQKVTQGQALLTLGGVAVAQAQADYITAAAELNRVKSMNASTVSASRRLTAEVQTQLARANLEALNMTTAQITALASQPASIGQFQLLAPINGRVQQDVAMLGQVSTGGSTLMQLTDESHLWVEAQLSAAQAEGITNGDTALVKVGEISVQGTIIGRSHELDSITRTEQVLVSINNKGVGLHAGQFAELYLPSGIDGGVVLPDAALTRSADGHWQVFIEDEDGFEAIEVEVTERQRGMNMVKGLAASSNIVISGAFLLASELAKAGFDIHNH is encoded by the coding sequence ATGAATATTCACTCGAAACATGAACAGCTAAAAAACAATAAGTTAAATGAAAGTCAATTAACAAGAAACCAATCGGCAAATTTCAAAATGACTAATGTGTTAAATGCCTCAGCTCTTTCAATCGCGCTAATAGTTTCAATGGGGTTAATGGCTAATAAAGCATGGGCAGGTCCTGGACATGACCATGGCGAAATGAGTTCAGTATCTAATCAACCTGCACCTAATCAACCTACACCTAGTCAAACTATACCTAGTCAAGTACTGGCTGATTTGGAAAGTTCTGAAGCACATTCAGATGATTTGCATGTAGATGCATTAGTGCTTTCACCACGGCAGCAACAACTTGCGGGAATACAGGTGGTTAATTTATCTAATAGTCGTTTTAACTTAAATGCTGTCGCAACGGCAACCATTGTGGTGGATCGAGATCGCACCATGACATTAGCGCCGCAATTAGATGTCAGAGTACTAAAGCGTCATGTGGTACCAGGACAAAAAGTCACTCAAGGACAAGCACTATTAACTTTAGGTGGCGTTGCTGTCGCTCAAGCTCAAGCTGATTACATTACCGCTGCTGCAGAGCTAAATAGAGTGAAAAGTATGAATGCCAGTACAGTGAGTGCGAGTCGTCGTTTAACTGCAGAAGTTCAAACTCAGTTGGCTCGGGCAAATCTTGAAGCGCTCAATATGACAACAGCGCAGATTACTGCACTTGCTAGTCAGCCTGCCAGCATTGGTCAGTTCCAGCTACTGGCTCCTATTAATGGCAGAGTTCAGCAAGATGTGGCTATGTTAGGTCAAGTTTCAACTGGCGGTAGCACGCTGATGCAATTGACCGATGAGTCACACCTATGGGTTGAAGCCCAACTCTCGGCGGCGCAGGCTGAAGGGATAACCAATGGCGATACAGCGTTAGTGAAAGTGGGTGAGATTTCTGTGCAAGGAACCATTATTGGTCGTTCACATGAACTCGATAGCATCACGCGCACTGAACAGGTTTTAGTGAGTATTAATAATAAAGGCGTTGGCTTACATGCTGGGCAATTTGCTGAGTTGTACTTACCAAGTGGTATCGATGGAGGTGTGGTATTGCCTGATGCGGCTTTAACGCGAAGTGCTGATGGTCACTGGCAAGTATTCATTGAAGATGAAGACGGTTTTGAAGCAATAGAAGTTGAAGTGACAGAGCGTCAACGTGGTATGAACATGGTTAAAGGCTTGGCTGCTAGCAGTAACATTGTCATTAGCGGCGCTTTTTTATTGGCATCTGAACTAGCAAAAGCTGGTTTTGATATTCATAACCACTAG
- a CDS encoding TolC family protein, translated as MMKKSIISSALAVHLCAMAASAISIPAVYAADTFYVSNTPNEKGAYYKTQPTSSELAIGHSAEKVPSTSAIAQWLPELMQSFEKLPEVQSQIALKRQALLNLSAADNAVYNPELGLDYQYAPDDDTYTVAVSQTIDWSDKRGAAIRVAQLESEIVLTQISTSRSQLLSQQLLALVTLQQQQKLLAFNQQQFDLARAQLALAEQRVEAGDIALVELQLMRLDVANNAAELAIAEQALINAETSAYSLYGSESLPHIELMSLIDINLSQEVDSRLPALKSFYQQVMLSKLSVGQLKAELAQDPSISLSAEREGSDNKFGVGISIPLSIRNDYSDALNSANESIVIAEQKYLASERVLHQQWRQFNRGLPRLLERYQDWIALVELSGQEAAASLSVQWQSGDIGTSEYLQSQRQMSSSVIAGLTLEASLYQQWLSWMGDSGQLEKVLLEQLSGQQQPAQFNPDNSQIKG; from the coding sequence ATGATGAAGAAATCTATTATTTCCTCAGCGCTTGCAGTGCACCTTTGTGCGATGGCCGCGAGTGCTATTTCAATACCTGCTGTTTACGCAGCAGATACGTTTTATGTATCAAACACGCCCAATGAAAAAGGGGCTTATTATAAAACACAACCAACCTCTAGCGAGTTAGCTATAGGTCATTCGGCAGAGAAAGTGCCGAGTACTTCAGCAATAGCGCAATGGTTGCCAGAATTAATGCAATCATTTGAAAAACTGCCTGAGGTGCAGTCTCAAATTGCACTTAAACGTCAAGCTTTACTCAATTTATCAGCTGCTGATAACGCAGTGTATAACCCTGAACTTGGGCTTGATTATCAATATGCTCCAGATGATGACACTTATACCGTTGCTGTAAGCCAAACCATTGATTGGAGCGATAAACGTGGCGCAGCAATTCGAGTCGCTCAGCTTGAATCTGAAATTGTGTTAACCCAAATTTCAACGAGTCGCAGCCAGTTATTGTCACAGCAATTATTGGCATTAGTGACGTTACAGCAACAGCAAAAGCTACTGGCGTTTAATCAACAGCAATTTGACTTAGCAAGGGCGCAACTCGCCTTAGCCGAGCAACGTGTTGAAGCGGGTGATATTGCGCTTGTTGAGTTGCAGTTGATGCGCCTTGATGTTGCCAATAACGCCGCAGAGCTTGCTATTGCAGAGCAAGCGCTGATTAACGCTGAGACTTCAGCTTATAGCCTATATGGCAGTGAATCCCTACCTCATATTGAGTTAATGAGTTTGATCGATATTAACTTAAGCCAAGAGGTTGATTCTCGTCTTCCTGCCCTTAAAAGTTTTTATCAGCAAGTCATGCTATCAAAGCTCAGTGTGGGTCAATTAAAAGCTGAGTTAGCTCAAGACCCCAGTATTAGCTTAAGCGCCGAGCGTGAGGGAAGTGACAACAAGTTTGGCGTTGGTATTTCAATCCCGTTATCTATTAGAAATGATTATAGCGATGCCTTAAACAGTGCCAATGAAAGTATTGTAATTGCAGAGCAAAAATATTTGGCATCAGAAAGAGTGCTACATCAGCAATGGCGACAGTTTAATCGAGGACTGCCAAGGTTATTAGAGCGCTATCAAGACTGGATAGCGTTAGTAGAATTGTCAGGTCAAGAGGCTGCAGCGTCATTATCTGTGCAGTGGCAGAGCGGTGATATTGGTACCAGTGAATACCTTCAAAGTCAGCGCCAAATGAGCAGCAGTGTTATTGCCGGTTTAACCCTAGAAGCTAGCTTATATCAACAGTGGCTGAGTTGGATGGGGGACAGTGGTCAGTTAGAAAAAGTGTTGTTAGAGCAACTCTCTGGCCAACAACAACCAGCGCAATTTAATCCTGACAACAGCCAAATTAAAGGTTAA
- a CDS encoding transglycosylase SLT domain-containing protein, which produces MNIQNELLKLTLSRSRAIKCMLQSLLIVITFNNEVAFAENDFAKFKKQQQSEMTEFNNRKQADYTDYREQYLAEYDVYRGEIMKFWRVPEQHSIQEDIIYTQDKQTRIKVDAVSGGVTIEHLTDNAIDGAQLVKKLKQDSNTRELVILVGEQELKSQLTQQAKAPVSQPELSIPETEVIINQQIKAQEQQILSQLDMQKDLLLAQDEKDVKDSKRIEQVVPNKQEMNNIANNEQKVAQVQKHTKQRINAAEKQRVTQAKKNPKYKKVQVSKLQLPEDYLYKISKNYLRFYQLQATQYSQPLSLLLAISYAESSFDPKAKSHIPAYGLMQIVPSSAGVDVARKIHRKDQAPSSQELFNPSFNISYGAGYLSILNDRYLNGIQDPLSRQYCVIAAYNTGAGNVAKTFNGGNNRSVNQAYAIINSLTPEQVYQKLVNDLPYSETQKYLVKVKDLERRYQTQIKQWNL; this is translated from the coding sequence ATGAATATTCAAAATGAGTTGCTAAAACTGACACTTTCTCGAAGTCGTGCCATTAAGTGTATGTTGCAGTCCTTGTTAATTGTAATAACTTTTAACAACGAGGTCGCTTTTGCCGAAAATGATTTTGCTAAATTTAAAAAGCAGCAACAGTCAGAAATGACAGAGTTTAACAATAGAAAACAAGCCGATTATACAGATTATCGGGAGCAGTATTTGGCAGAATATGATGTTTATCGAGGGGAGATAATGAAGTTTTGGCGAGTGCCAGAGCAGCATTCTATTCAAGAAGATATTATCTATACCCAAGATAAGCAAACCCGTATCAAAGTGGACGCTGTTTCCGGGGGAGTCACTATTGAGCATCTCACTGATAATGCCATTGATGGTGCTCAGTTAGTTAAAAAGCTTAAGCAAGATAGCAATACCCGTGAGTTGGTGATTTTAGTTGGTGAGCAAGAGCTTAAGTCTCAATTAACACAACAAGCGAAGGCACCAGTATCTCAGCCTGAACTATCTATACCTGAAACAGAAGTGATTATTAATCAGCAGATCAAGGCGCAAGAACAACAAATCTTGTCTCAATTAGATATGCAAAAAGATTTATTACTGGCTCAAGATGAAAAGGATGTAAAAGATTCAAAACGGATAGAACAAGTTGTTCCGAACAAGCAGGAAATGAATAACATTGCTAATAACGAACAAAAAGTAGCACAAGTCCAAAAGCATACTAAGCAACGTATCAATGCTGCTGAAAAACAGCGTGTGACTCAAGCAAAAAAGAACCCTAAATATAAAAAAGTACAAGTGAGTAAATTACAGTTACCTGAAGACTATCTTTATAAAATTTCAAAGAATTATTTGAGATTTTATCAGTTACAGGCGACACAGTACTCGCAACCATTGTCACTATTACTTGCTATTTCTTATGCTGAGTCGTCATTTGATCCGAAAGCTAAGTCACATATTCCAGCTTATGGTCTGATGCAGATTGTACCCTCTTCAGCGGGTGTTGATGTCGCAAGAAAGATTCATCGAAAAGATCAAGCACCGAGTTCCCAAGAGTTGTTTAATCCTAGCTTTAACATCAGTTATGGCGCGGGTTATTTGTCGATACTTAATGATAGATACCTAAATGGCATTCAAGACCCATTAAGTCGACAGTATTGCGTTATTGCTGCTTATAACACTGGTGCAGGTAACGTGGCTAAAACGTTTAATGGCGGTAATAACCGCTCTGTGAATCAGGCTTACGCCATAATTAACTCACTCACACCTGAACAAGTTTACCAAAAATTAGTTAACGATCTACCTTACTCAGAAACTCAAAAGTATTTGGTTAAGGTGAAAGATCTTGAAAGACGCTATCAAACTCAAATTAAACAATGGAACCTTTAA